A part of Olleya sp. Bg11-27 genomic DNA contains:
- a CDS encoding O-methyltransferase yields the protein MTKTYQIQSYFNFLKRSTNQHGVHSPFVYDLVTKCFYDKKKYPAYQNIKAYRQHLLSNTTTLEITDLGSGSQVFKTTKRSISKMASVAGSNYNDAKLLYRLTHYLQCDSILELGTSLGIATQALALGRPKAALTTIEGCPNISAAAKASFKKFDLKYIDVVTNDFSEAINGLKTNHYDLVYFDGNHQKEATLQYFETLLPTITNDTVFIFDDIYWSKDMTAAWNIIKQHPKVTVTIDTYKFGFVFFRQEQAKEHFTIRL from the coding sequence ATGACCAAGACCTACCAAATACAATCCTACTTTAATTTCCTAAAACGCTCCACCAATCAGCATGGCGTGCACTCCCCTTTTGTTTATGATTTGGTGACCAAGTGTTTTTATGACAAAAAAAAGTACCCCGCTTACCAAAACATAAAAGCCTACAGACAACACTTATTAAGCAATACAACTACTCTTGAGATTACCGATTTAGGCTCAGGGAGTCAAGTATTTAAAACCACTAAAAGGTCCATTTCTAAAATGGCTTCAGTAGCAGGATCCAACTACAATGACGCTAAGCTGTTATATAGACTTACACATTACTTGCAGTGTGATTCTATTTTAGAACTAGGCACCTCTTTAGGTATTGCTACACAAGCATTAGCATTAGGCCGACCTAAAGCAGCACTTACCACTATTGAAGGTTGTCCAAATATTTCGGCAGCAGCCAAGGCCTCCTTTAAAAAATTCGATTTAAAGTACATAGACGTTGTAACCAATGATTTTAGTGAGGCCATCAATGGATTAAAAACTAACCACTATGACTTAGTTTACTTTGATGGGAATCATCAAAAAGAAGCAACCCTACAGTATTTTGAAACCTTACTTCCAACAATCACTAATGACACTGTGTTTATCTTTGACGATATCTATTGGTCAAAAGACATGACAGCAGCTTGGAACATCATAAAACAGCACCCAAAAGTGACGGTAACTATTGACACTTATAAATTTGGGTTTGTATTTTTTAGACAGGAACAAGCTAAAGAGCACTTTACAATTAGATTGTAA